In Desulfitibacter sp. BRH_c19, the genomic stretch GTATTATTGTTAGGATTATTGAGACCAACTGGTTTTAAGGGCCCAAAGAGTAAAGTTTTGTAACCTCGTTTCCCCATTACTTCTATTGGCATGCATCCTTCAAAATACACTTCTTTCTCAAATTCTTTTGGTTTATTAACATCTGCTGTTATTAAAAAATCATAAAAGGATCTATATTCATCTTCTGTCATTGGACAATTAAGGTATGCTGGTTCTCCTTTTTCATATCTTGATGCCCAGTACACTTTTTCCATATCAATACTTTCTTTTGTAACAATCGGAGCAGCAGCATCAAAAAAATGCAAATATTTTGCACCTGTGTTTTCTATAATAGAGTTAGCTAAGCTATCACTTGTCAATGGACCTGAAGCAATAATCAACGGTCTATGCTTAGGTATTTCTTTAACTTCTTCTGTATAAACCTCAATATTCTGATGACTATAAATGGTCTCTGTGACCAAACTCGCAAATTTACTTCTATCTACAGCTAATGCCCCACCTGCTGGAACACGAGTTTTATCTGCACATTTAATTATAATAGAATTTAACAAGCGCATTTCTTCTTTTAAAACTCCGACGGCATTATCAAGAGAATCAGCTCTTAACGAATTACTGCATACTAATTCAGCTAATAAATCTGTTTTATGAGCTGGAGTCATTATTTTTGGTCTCATTTCTTTTAATATCACCTTTACTCCGCGCTCTGCTAACTGCCATGCAGCTTCTGACCCTGCTAATCCTCCACCAACAATCATTACAGTATTAGTGAACATCAGCTTTTATCACCCTTCATTTCCTCTGTCTCTATAATATCCTCAAAATCGCATTCCTTTGAAGTGCAAACAATTTTTTTCTCTCTCTTGGTATTTTTCTCTACTAATATCCCTTTGCACTTTGAACAAGCTACTCCTGTTGGCTTATCCCAAGAAACAAAGTCGCATTCAGGATACCCAGTACAACCATAAAATATTCTTCCTTTTTTGCTTTTACGAATTATTATATCCCCATCTTGGCACTGAGGACACTTTACTCCTATACTCTCTACAATTGGTTTGGTATTTCTACACTCAGGAAACCCAGGGCAAGCAAGAAATTTACCATATTTGCCCATTTTTATTACCATGTTTCTGCCACATTTCTCGCAAACTTCATCAGAAACTTCGTCTTCTATCTCAATTTTACCTATCTCATTTTCTGCCCTTTCAAGTAATTTTTCGAATGGACTAAAAAATTCACCGATAACTTCTTTCCAGGTGGTACTTCCCGCTTCTATTTTATCTAATTCTTCTTCCATTTTAGCAGTAAATTCCACATTAATAATAGAAGAAAAGTATTCATCTAGCAATTCTGTAACTAAATATCCTAATTCAGTTGGCTGAATGTTTTTTTGAATTCTCTGTACATAACCCCTTGCAAGAATAGTTTCAATAATGGGGGCATATGTACTCGGTCTACCTATACCCAATTCCTCCAATGTTTTTACTAGAGAAGCCTCTGTAAACTTAGGAGGTGGTTGAGTGAAGTGTTGCTTAGAGAATATTTCTAATGCTAACAACCTATCACCTTCATTTAGCTCTGGCAAAATCCCGGATTCCTGCTCTTGTTCAGCATTATCATTACCTTCAATATAGAGTTTCATAAATCCATGAAATTTTATTGCTGAACCATTGGCTCTAAACATATACTTACCTGTAATTATATCTAAAGTTACTGTATCAAAAACAGCTGATGCCATTTGACTTGCAACAAGCCTTTCCCAAATCAATTTGTATAATCTAAATTGATCCTTGGATAAACTAGGCTTAATTTCATCTGGCACCTTGTAAATCG encodes the following:
- a CDS encoding DNA topoisomerase I, translating into MAEILVIVESPAKAKTLSRFLGRKYIVKSSMGHIRDLPKSQLGVEPENNYEPKYITIRGKGSILKDLKESAKKSKKVLLAADPDREGEAIAWHLQQALNINADEPCRIEFNEITKGAIADAVKKPRPIDMNVVDAQQARRILDRLVGYKLSPLLWKKIRKGLSAGRVQSIAVKIICDREDEIDGFIPEEYWTITGKFGLNKKDKNFEAKLYKVDGIKADIKTEDEATTIVDLVKDKEVHVSKVTKKERRRNPAPPFVTSSLQQEAFRKLNFTAKKTMRIAQQLYEGIDLGKKQGLMGLITYIRTDSTRISEVAQAEAKDYILDNYGKEYYPQKTREYSVKKQSQDAHEAIRPASIYKVPDEIKPSLSKDQFRLYKLIWERLVASQMASAVFDTVTLDIITGKYMFRANGSAIKFHGFMKLYIEGNDNAEQEQESGILPELNEGDRLLALEIFSKQHFTQPPPKFTEASLVKTLEELGIGRPSTYAPIIETILARGYVQRIQKNIQPTELGYLVTELLDEYFSSIINVEFTAKMEEELDKIEAGSTTWKEVIGEFFSPFEKLLERAENEIGKIEIEDEVSDEVCEKCGRNMVIKMGKYGKFLACPGFPECRNTKPIVESIGVKCPQCQDGDIIIRKSKKGRIFYGCTGYPECDFVSWDKPTGVACSKCKGILVEKNTKREKKIVCTSKECDFEDIIETEEMKGDKS
- the gid gene encoding tRNA (uracil-5-)-methyltransferase (TrmFO; Gid; glucose-inhibited division protein; similar to GidA; the gene from Bacillus subtilis encodes a tRNA-methyltransferase that utilizes folate as the carbon donor and bound flavin as reductant; modifies tRNA at position 54 (uridine) of the T-psi loop to form a C5-methyluridine), giving the protein MFTNTVMIVGGGLAGSEAAWQLAERGVKVILKEMRPKIMTPAHKTDLLAELVCSNSLRADSLDNAVGVLKEEMRLLNSIIIKCADKTRVPAGGALAVDRSKFASLVTETIYSHQNIEVYTEEVKEIPKHRPLIIASGPLTSDSLANSIIENTGAKYLHFFDAAAPIVTKESIDMEKVYWASRYEKGEPAYLNCPMTEDEYRSFYDFLITADVNKPKEFEKEVYFEGCMPIEVMGKRGYKTLLFGPLKPVGLNNPNNNTQPYAVVQLRIDNLEGSLFNLVGFQTSLKWKDQEKLVRMIPGLEKAEIVRYGVIHKNTFLNSPELLKPSYQLISQRDIFFAGQITGVEGYVESTASGLVAGINCYNLINGKEPVIFPSTTAIGALSNYITRSNSGKFQPMNINFGLFSPLGKTIKDKKLKKTILASRAMKDLAKIIEEL